From the Leptolyngbya sp. O-77 genome, one window contains:
- a CDS encoding alpha amylase C-terminal domain-containing protein, with product MVFIDNHDKQRGHGGGGNYLTYKDGPLYDLANVFMLAHPYGKPLVMSSYDFSDGDQGPPADAKGNTRSPLSPDSPTCTDGWICEHRRSPIVQMVQLRNAAGDAPLVNWWSNGQNQIAFGRGDRAFVVINRESQPLTHTFQTSLPPGRYCDLLQPSASNPATCATPITVQPNGQATFTLSGMSAAAIRVTE from the coding sequence GTGGTCTTTATCGACAACCACGACAAGCAGCGGGGTCATGGGGGCGGCGGCAACTACCTCACCTACAAGGACGGCCCGCTCTACGACCTAGCGAATGTGTTCATGTTGGCCCATCCCTACGGCAAGCCGCTAGTGATGTCGAGCTACGACTTTTCAGATGGCGACCAAGGGCCCCCCGCCGATGCCAAGGGGAACACGCGATCGCCCCTCAGCCCCGACTCCCCAACCTGCACCGATGGCTGGATCTGTGAACATCGGCGATCGCCCATCGTGCAAATGGTGCAGCTTCGAAACGCGGCCGGCGATGCGCCCCTCGTGAACTGGTGGAGCAACGGGCAGAACCAGATTGCCTTTGGGCGGGGCGATCGCGCCTTTGTGGTGATTAACCGCGAATCCCAACCCCTCACCCACACCTTTCAAACCAGTCTGCCCCCCGGCCGCTATTGCGACCTGCTCCAGCCCAGTGCGTCCAACCCCGCCACCTGCGCCACGCCCATCACCGTCCAGCCCAACGGCCAGGCGACCTTTACCCTATCCGGCATGAGCGCCGCCGCAATTCGAGTGACGGAGTAA
- a CDS encoding SDR family oxidoreductase, with the protein MSTPPKTLLITGISGFLGWHVYQATRASWIVYGTYQTRPVSFADANTLALDLTDFAALQQAFQEIRPDAVIHTAALSQPNACQTQPERSRQINVLTSLNLAGLCADAGIPFAFTSTDLVFDGHHAPYREADPVCPLSLYGEQKAEAEAGILSRYPDAAVCRMPLMFGAAPTAPSFLQLFLQKLREGEALRLFTDEFRTPISGRDAAKGLLLALEKVQGLVHLGGRERLSRYEFGLRMAEAFDLSPDSISPCKQADVPMPAPRPPDVSMDSSYAFGLGYGPGSVLEELRALA; encoded by the coding sequence ATGTCAACGCCTCCCAAAACCCTCCTCATCACGGGTATCAGCGGCTTTTTGGGATGGCATGTCTACCAGGCGACCCGCGCCAGTTGGATCGTCTACGGCACCTACCAAACCCGACCCGTGTCCTTTGCCGATGCAAACACGCTGGCGCTAGACCTAACAGACTTTGCTGCCCTCCAGCAGGCATTTCAAGAGATTCGCCCGGATGCCGTGATCCACACCGCCGCCCTGTCTCAGCCCAACGCCTGTCAGACCCAGCCCGAACGATCCCGCCAGATTAACGTCCTCACCAGCCTAAACCTGGCCGGCCTCTGCGCCGATGCGGGCATTCCCTTTGCCTTCACCTCCACCGATCTGGTGTTCGACGGACATCACGCGCCCTATCGCGAAGCCGATCCGGTCTGCCCCCTGAGTCTCTACGGGGAACAAAAGGCAGAAGCCGAAGCCGGAATCCTGAGCCGCTATCCAGATGCCGCCGTTTGTCGGATGCCGCTGATGTTTGGCGCTGCGCCCACGGCCCCTAGCTTCTTGCAGCTGTTTTTGCAGAAGCTGCGCGAGGGTGAGGCGCTGCGATTGTTTACTGACGAGTTTCGCACGCCCATCAGCGGCCGCGACGCAGCAAAGGGACTGCTGCTGGCGCTTGAGAAAGTGCAGGGCTTGGTTCACTTGGGCGGGCGCGAGCGGCTGTCCCGCTATGAATTTGGGCTACGGATGGCAGAGGCGTTTGACCTTTCCCCTGACTCGATCAGCCCGTGCAAGCAGGCGGATGTGCCCATGCCCGCCCCCCGTCCGCCAGACGTGTCGATGGACAGTAGCTACGCCTTTGGCCTGGGCTATGGGCCGGGGAGCGTACTGGAGGAGTTGCGGGCGTTGGCCTAG
- a CDS encoding cation-translocating P-type ATPase, which yields MTISDPGSVSPATRWHLLSAEKVLEQLQSDRQLGLTSEQVAKRQRQFGPNELEDTGGRSNWAILLDQFKNIMLIMLIAVAIISGVMDLMDMQAGRVKSNDIPFKDTVAILAIVFLNGLLGYVQESRAEKALAALKNMASPRVRVLRDGRVQEVNAGELVPGDIMLLEAGGQVAADGRLLEEASLQVREAALTGEAQAVSKRVAADLSDDTPLGDRLNCVYQGTEVVQGRGVAIVTQTGMGTELGKIATLLQSVEAEPTPLQQRMDQLSQALVTGSLSLVAVVVVLGLLVAGWGKLRELVEVSLSMAVAVVPEGLPAVITVTLALGTQRMVRRHALIRKLPAVETLGSVTTICSDKTGTLTQNKMVVQGIHQHSCSLSVTGHAYTPEGEFLLNGQSIDVQKHPEAIALLTACILCNDAALQKENGDWCILGDPTEGALLVAATKAGLDRHHLTHIWTRLGEFPFTSERKRMSVIVKPQGSGIVADPLAPSVFHSSSLILFCKGSPELVLERCQSVYVKGTVAPLSGDRRQQILQQNDHLASKGLRVLGFACRPLEALPAEDSAEETEQGLIWLGLVDMLDAPRPEARDAVARCRSAGIRPVMITGDHQLTARAIAEDLGIAQPGDEVLTGPDLEHCTPEELETHVERVSVYARVAPEHKLKIVQALQRRHHIVAMTGDGVNDAPALKRADIGIAMGITGTDVSKEASDMVLLDDNFATIVSAVEEGRVVYTNIRRFIKYILGSNIGEVITIAASPLFAFGGVPLTPLQILWMNLVTDGLPALALAVEPAEPNVMSRPPHDPKESIFARGLGTYMIRIGVVLSIIAIAQMVVGYHLAQTTPGDPNRWKTMVFTTLCLAQMGHALAIRSNTRLTLELNPFSNPYVLTSVVFTSLLQLALIYIEPLRNFFGTQILSPLELLICLGFSLLLFVWIELEKLLSRWRGKGLGFGD from the coding sequence ATGACTATTTCTGACCCTGGCTCTGTCTCTCCTGCTACCCGCTGGCATCTGCTGTCTGCTGAAAAGGTGTTGGAGCAGTTGCAGAGCGATCGCCAGTTGGGCCTCACGTCGGAGCAAGTCGCCAAACGCCAGCGCCAATTTGGCCCAAACGAACTGGAAGACACCGGTGGCCGGAGCAACTGGGCAATCTTGCTAGATCAGTTCAAAAACATCATGCTGATCATGCTGATTGCAGTGGCAATCATTTCCGGCGTGATGGACTTGATGGACATGCAGGCAGGACGAGTCAAGTCCAACGATATTCCGTTCAAAGACACCGTGGCGATTTTAGCGATCGTGTTTCTGAATGGCTTGCTGGGCTATGTGCAGGAGAGCCGTGCCGAAAAAGCGCTGGCCGCGCTGAAAAATATGGCCTCGCCACGAGTGCGCGTGTTGCGCGATGGGCGCGTACAGGAGGTAAACGCTGGGGAACTGGTGCCGGGGGATATCATGCTGCTGGAGGCAGGGGGGCAGGTGGCGGCGGACGGTCGTTTGCTGGAGGAAGCCAGCCTGCAAGTGCGAGAGGCGGCGCTGACGGGCGAAGCGCAGGCCGTTAGCAAGCGGGTTGCCGCAGACCTGTCGGATGATACGCCCCTGGGCGATCGCCTCAATTGCGTGTATCAGGGCACCGAGGTTGTGCAGGGGCGTGGCGTGGCCATCGTCACTCAGACGGGTATGGGCACCGAACTCGGCAAAATCGCTACTCTGCTGCAATCCGTCGAGGCAGAGCCAACGCCCTTGCAGCAGCGGATGGATCAGCTGAGTCAGGCGTTGGTTACGGGTTCCCTGTCGCTGGTGGCAGTGGTCGTCGTCCTGGGGCTGCTGGTGGCCGGATGGGGCAAGCTGCGGGAACTGGTGGAGGTGTCGCTGAGCATGGCAGTGGCCGTGGTGCCGGAGGGGTTGCCCGCCGTGATCACCGTGACGCTGGCCCTGGGAACCCAGCGGATGGTGCGCCGCCATGCCCTGATCCGCAAACTGCCCGCCGTAGAAACCCTCGGCTCTGTCACCACAATCTGCTCCGACAAAACAGGCACCCTGACCCAAAACAAGATGGTGGTGCAGGGGATTCACCAGCATTCCTGTTCGCTCAGCGTAACGGGCCACGCCTACACGCCAGAGGGTGAGTTTTTGCTGAACGGACAGTCGATTGATGTGCAGAAACACCCGGAGGCGATCGCCCTGCTAACCGCCTGCATTCTCTGCAACGATGCGGCCTTGCAAAAAGAAAACGGCGACTGGTGCATCCTGGGCGACCCCACCGAGGGCGCACTGCTGGTGGCCGCCACCAAAGCTGGACTCGACCGCCACCACCTGACCCACATCTGGACGCGCCTGGGCGAGTTTCCCTTCACCTCCGAGCGCAAACGCATGAGCGTGATAGTCAAACCTCAAGGCAGTGGCATAGTCGCAGATCCCCTCGCCCCGTCTGTCTTCCATTCTTCATCTCTTATTCTGTTCTGCAAAGGTTCTCCCGAACTGGTGCTAGAGCGGTGCCAGTCTGTATATGTCAAGGGCACGGTGGCGCCACTCAGCGGCGATCGCCGTCAGCAAATCTTGCAGCAAAATGATCACCTGGCCAGCAAGGGACTGCGGGTGCTGGGGTTTGCCTGCCGTCCGCTGGAGGCGCTGCCCGCCGAAGACAGCGCCGAAGAAACCGAGCAAGGGCTAATCTGGCTGGGGCTGGTAGACATGCTGGATGCACCCCGCCCTGAAGCACGAGATGCCGTGGCCCGCTGCCGCTCTGCGGGGATTCGGCCTGTCATGATTACGGGCGACCACCAGCTTACTGCACGGGCGATCGCCGAAGACCTGGGCATTGCCCAGCCCGGCGACGAAGTGCTAACCGGGCCAGACCTAGAACACTGCACCCCAGAGGAACTGGAAACCCATGTCGAGCGGGTCAGCGTCTATGCCCGTGTCGCCCCAGAACACAAGCTGAAAATCGTGCAGGCGCTCCAGCGCCGCCACCACATCGTCGCCATGACAGGCGATGGCGTGAACGATGCCCCCGCGCTGAAGCGGGCCGATATCGGCATTGCGATGGGCATCACGGGCACCGATGTCAGCAAAGAAGCCAGCGACATGGTGCTGCTAGACGACAACTTTGCCACCATCGTCTCGGCAGTCGAAGAGGGGCGGGTCGTCTACACCAACATTCGCCGCTTTATCAAATACATCCTGGGGTCCAATATCGGCGAAGTGATTACCATCGCCGCATCACCGCTGTTTGCCTTTGGCGGCGTGCCCCTCACGCCGTTGCAAATCCTCTGGATGAACCTGGTCACCGACGGGCTGCCTGCGCTGGCGCTGGCAGTAGAACCTGCGGAACCCAACGTCATGAGTCGCCCACCCCACGATCCCAAAGAGAGCATCTTTGCACGAGGGCTGGGCACCTATATGATCCGCATCGGCGTAGTGCTGTCGATCATTGCGATCGCCCAAATGGTCGTCGGCTATCACCTCGCCCAAACCACTCCCGGCGACCCCAATCGCTGGAAGACAATGGTCTTCACCACCCTGTGCCTGGCCCAGATGGGTCATGCCCTGGCTATTCGATCCAACACCCGCCTAACCCTAGAACTCAACCCCTTCTCCAATCCCTACGTCCTCACCTCCGTCGTCTTTACCAGCCTGCTGCAACTAGCGCTAATCTACATTGAGCCGCTGCGAAACTTCTTTGGCACCCAAATCCTCAGTCCCCTGGAACTGCTGATTTGTCTCGGATTCAGCCTGCTGCTCTTTGTTTGGATTGAACTAGAAAAACTGCTGTCTCGCTGGCGGGGCAAAGGGCTAGGATTTGGAGATTAA
- a CDS encoding vitamin K epoxide reductase family protein yields MSRRRQTPWLHRQSRKIIGAIALLGALNTAYLTATRLFGGEAACPTSGCQQVLSSPYATLFGLPLALFGLLAYLGMAAFAFAPLLVNADQNKTLRHSLDNMTWLLLFAGSTAMLVFSGYLMYIMFSEFVAPYGAAGICVYCIASALFALAMFVLTLLGRAWEDVGQLIFTGILVGVVVLVGSLAWHNIIRAPASEVVDGPSVPPVTTVSGPAEVELARHLKRIGAKMFGAYWCPHCHDQKQLFGQPAAAEIPYIECAPDGANSQTALCRATPQVTGYPTWEINGQFYSGTQTLEQLAQASGYQGPTNFQNLR; encoded by the coding sequence ATGAGCCGCCGTCGTCAAACCCCCTGGCTGCATCGTCAGTCTCGCAAGATTATCGGAGCGATCGCCCTGCTGGGTGCGCTAAACACTGCCTACCTCACCGCAACTCGGCTGTTTGGTGGAGAGGCGGCCTGCCCCACCAGCGGCTGCCAGCAGGTGCTTTCCAGTCCCTATGCCACGCTGTTTGGGCTTCCCCTGGCGCTGTTTGGGCTGCTGGCCTACCTGGGTATGGCTGCGTTTGCCTTTGCGCCGCTGCTGGTCAATGCTGACCAAAACAAAACCCTGCGACACAGCCTGGATAACATGACCTGGCTGCTGCTGTTTGCAGGTTCAACGGCCATGCTGGTGTTCAGCGGCTACCTGATGTACATCATGTTTTCCGAGTTTGTAGCGCCCTACGGTGCAGCGGGCATCTGCGTCTATTGCATCGCGTCGGCGCTGTTTGCGCTAGCCATGTTTGTGCTGACGCTGCTTGGGCGGGCGTGGGAAGACGTGGGCCAGCTTATTTTTACCGGAATTTTGGTTGGTGTAGTGGTGCTGGTGGGGTCCCTCGCCTGGCACAACATTATTAGAGCGCCAGCCAGTGAAGTGGTGGATGGCCCTTCGGTTCCGCCTGTAACCACCGTTTCGGGGCCAGCAGAGGTCGAACTCGCCCGCCACCTGAAGCGCATTGGCGCGAAGATGTTTGGCGCTTACTGGTGCCCACATTGCCACGATCAGAAGCAACTCTTTGGTCAGCCTGCCGCGGCTGAGATTCCTTATATCGAATGTGCGCCAGACGGAGCGAATTCCCAGACTGCCTTGTGCCGCGCTACGCCGCAGGTCACAGGCTACCCCACCTGGGAAATCAACGGCCAGTTTTATTCTGGCACCCAAACGCTAGAGCAACTGGCGCAGGCCTCTGGCTATCAAGGCCCGACCAATTTCCAGAATTTGCGGTAA
- a CDS encoding Gfo/Idh/MocA family protein, translating into MGVAQDSSLVGIVILGLGRWGMHLLRNFLALPGVRVVAIADPNATRLHIAVAKFGLEHRTPAVVASTDWAAALDLEGVDAVAIATPASTHAALLRTALNRELHGFVEKPLTLCAAEGRELCQLAAEQGRRLVVDHTYLFHPAVQAGRSLVQQGQLGQLRYGSSSRTHLGPVRSDVDVLWDLAIHDIAIFNYWLGERPAQVQAWGTVWLQPTSGMSPARAIALDDAATLDNTATNVTSTGLADLVWARLMYPSGFQATIQVCWLNPERQRRLSVVGDRASLIFDEMATDSLVLQAGTLAQQNGTFFPTDQARQAIALSREEPLRRACEHFLDCVRGDRPSSLSSGEVGVELVAVLEALSQSMTQQGAIVSVAD; encoded by the coding sequence ATGGGCGTAGCGCAAGATTCATCGTTGGTCGGCATTGTGATTTTAGGGCTGGGGCGATGGGGAATGCACTTGCTGCGAAATTTTTTGGCGCTGCCGGGGGTGCGCGTGGTGGCGATCGCCGATCCCAATGCCACTCGTCTGCACATTGCAGTGGCTAAGTTTGGGTTAGAGCATCGCACGCCCGCCGTGGTCGCCTCGACAGATTGGGCAGCGGCGCTCGACCTAGAAGGTGTTGATGCCGTGGCGATCGCCACACCCGCCAGCACCCATGCAGCACTCCTACGAACTGCGCTAAATCGGGAGCTACACGGATTCGTAGAAAAGCCGCTGACGCTCTGCGCCGCCGAGGGGCGGGAACTGTGCCAACTGGCAGCGGAGCAGGGGCGACGGCTAGTGGTAGATCACACCTATTTGTTTCACCCAGCTGTGCAAGCAGGGCGATCGCTCGTTCAGCAAGGGCAGCTTGGGCAGTTGCGCTATGGCAGCAGCAGCCGGACGCACCTCGGCCCAGTGCGCTCGGATGTCGATGTGCTGTGGGATCTGGCGATCCACGACATCGCAATTTTTAACTACTGGCTGGGGGAGCGTCCGGCGCAGGTGCAGGCCTGGGGCACGGTCTGGTTGCAGCCCACGTCGGGAATGTCGCCAGCCAGGGCGATCGCATTGGACGATGCTGCAACCCTAGACAATACCGCGACCAATGTCACATCCACTGGGCTGGCTGATCTGGTGTGGGCGCGGCTGATGTATCCCAGCGGCTTTCAGGCAACGATCCAGGTTTGCTGGCTCAATCCTGAGCGACAGCGGCGGCTGAGTGTGGTGGGCGATCGCGCCTCACTGATTTTTGACGAAATGGCGACCGATTCGCTGGTGCTGCAAGCAGGGACGCTGGCACAGCAAAACGGAACCTTTTTCCCAACGGATCAAGCACGACAGGCGATCGCCCTTTCCCGCGAAGAACCCCTGCGCCGCGCCTGCGAACATTTTCTGGACTGTGTGCGGGGCGATCGCCCCTCCAGCCTGTCGTCGGGCGAAGTTGGTGTCGAGTTGGTAGCGGTTCTCGAAGCGCTCTCCCAGTCGATGACCCAACAGGGGGCAATCGTTTCGGTTGCCGACTGA
- a CDS encoding HupE/UreJ family protein: protein MVSAARTSAGWRSGALLLLAGMALCAEPALAHHATGGETPKTFLEGFLSGLAHPVIGLDHFAFVVAIGLLAAKQGWGLLFPLSFLLAALGGTTLHLNLVDLPAVEIAIAGSVLIIGLLLGLRKTLPLGGAIAFGILAGLFHGYAYGESIVGATPSPLTAYLLGFTLIQAAIAFGVWWLGDRLLRRTTERAKTLALPGLAIAGVGLVFLLQAI from the coding sequence ATGGTCTCGGCAGCCAGAACTAGCGCAGGCTGGCGCAGCGGCGCACTACTCTTGCTGGCAGGGATGGCCCTCTGTGCAGAACCAGCCCTGGCCCACCATGCAACCGGGGGCGAAACGCCCAAAACCTTTTTAGAAGGGTTTTTGTCTGGCTTGGCCCATCCTGTGATTGGACTGGATCACTTTGCGTTTGTGGTGGCGATTGGGCTACTGGCGGCAAAGCAGGGCTGGGGACTGCTGTTTCCCCTTAGCTTTTTGCTGGCAGCGCTGGGCGGCACGACCCTGCACCTGAATCTAGTCGATTTGCCCGCCGTTGAAATTGCCATCGCGGGGTCGGTGCTGATCATCGGGCTGCTGCTGGGGCTGCGGAAGACGCTGCCACTGGGCGGGGCGATCGCCTTTGGAATTTTGGCAGGCTTATTCCACGGCTATGCCTACGGTGAATCCATTGTCGGGGCAACGCCGTCGCCCCTGACCGCCTATCTACTAGGTTTCACGCTGATTCAGGCGGCGATCGCCTTTGGAGTGTGGTGGCTGGGCGATCGCCTGCTGCGCCGCACCACCGAACGCGCCAAAACGCTGGCTCTACCCGGACTGGCGATCGCAGGCGTGGGGCTGGTGTTTTTGCTACAGGCGATCTGA
- a CDS encoding DUF1350 family protein, which translates to MEWRELGGNWLVVPESPTAMIHFLGGAFVAAAPQVTYRSLLEHLAEQGYAVVATPFINTFDHEAIARQVLRSFLRAEEYLLERVFRRSYVPLYGVGHSMGCKLHLLIGSRSSQERAGNIFLSFNNYPARRSIPFLDQVSQFSTQFFSQIPPQFAPLLNVEFTPSPAETYTLIERHYQVRRNLLIRFAMDDIDQTRSLSEVLNRRFPDMTTLHTLGGNHLTPMGQDLKWQPGPTFTPLDALGQFMQQGLNRDFIQLKRTITRWLNPVAAFNLPR; encoded by the coding sequence ATGGAATGGCGAGAACTGGGCGGAAATTGGCTGGTGGTGCCAGAAAGCCCGACAGCGATGATTCATTTTTTGGGCGGGGCGTTTGTGGCGGCGGCTCCGCAGGTCACCTATCGCTCGCTGCTAGAGCACCTAGCAGAGCAGGGCTATGCCGTTGTTGCCACGCCCTTTATCAACACGTTTGACCATGAGGCGATCGCCCGCCAAGTATTGCGGTCATTCCTCCGGGCTGAGGAATATTTGCTAGAGCGCGTGTTTCGTCGCAGCTATGTGCCGCTCTATGGCGTGGGCCACAGCATGGGCTGCAAGCTGCATCTGCTGATCGGCAGCCGCTCGTCGCAAGAGCGAGCGGGCAATATTTTCCTGTCGTTTAATAATTATCCAGCGCGGCGATCGATTCCTTTTCTGGATCAGGTGTCGCAGTTTTCGACCCAGTTTTTCTCCCAGATTCCGCCGCAGTTTGCGCCGCTGCTGAATGTGGAATTCACGCCATCGCCCGCCGAAACCTACACGCTGATCGAGCGGCATTATCAGGTGCGGCGCAATCTGCTGATTCGCTTTGCGATGGATGATATCGACCAGACGCGATCGCTCTCGGAGGTTCTCAACCGCCGTTTTCCAGACATGACCACGCTGCACACGCTGGGCGGCAACCACCTAACGCCGATGGGTCAAGATTTGAAATGGCAGCCCGGCCCAACCTTTACGCCGCTGGATGCCCTCGGACAGTTTATGCAGCAAGGGCTAAACCGAGATTTCATTCAGCTCAAGCGCACCATCACGCGATGGTTGAATCCGGTTGCCGCCTTCAATTTGCCCAGATAG
- a CDS encoding Npun_F0813 family protein: protein MFILKRQDVEITSVQHPKKDQQIPVLHYQGQSFRLISVFNAAQEEDAKAFWRDLTDNRGKACVLLEEPERYSVWGKVRLDQLAADSGDQVATDGTSPALIQASLLLLQAVYIDIEDLLGGRQAGIFQKEISSVFQQWRFPQTESPDAINQLLTVDPLASLQVPPWQEHHLNTLLLELLRLGKEHFGNTSFTGRVLDALQDMSEGDRTQFLNWLKQSPSGKDWQ from the coding sequence ATGTTTATCTTAAAGCGGCAGGATGTTGAAATTACGAGCGTTCAACACCCCAAAAAAGATCAACAGATTCCTGTTCTGCACTATCAGGGACAGTCCTTTCGGCTGATCAGCGTGTTTAATGCAGCACAGGAGGAAGACGCAAAGGCGTTTTGGCGGGATTTGACGGATAACCGGGGCAAAGCCTGCGTGTTGCTGGAGGAGCCGGAGCGCTACAGCGTGTGGGGCAAGGTGCGACTGGATCAGCTTGCGGCGGACAGTGGCGACCAGGTGGCAACGGATGGCACCTCTCCAGCGCTGATTCAAGCATCGCTGCTGCTGCTTCAGGCGGTTTACATCGATATCGAAGACTTGCTGGGGGGTCGGCAGGCTGGGATCTTTCAAAAAGAAATTTCCAGCGTATTTCAGCAGTGGCGATTCCCTCAAACTGAGTCGCCGGATGCCATTAATCAGCTTTTGACGGTCGATCCGCTGGCATCGCTCCAGGTGCCGCCCTGGCAGGAGCATCATCTAAATACGCTGCTGCTGGAGTTGCTGCGCTTAGGCAAGGAGCATTTTGGGAATACTAGCTTCACAGGGCGGGTGCTGGATGCGCTTCAGGATATGTCTGAGGGCGATCGCACGCAGTTCTTAAACTGGCTCAAGCAGTCCCCTTCTGGAAAGGACTGGCAATAG
- the ggt gene encoding gamma-glutamyltransferase, producing MPAKTRGAIAAGHPKTAEAGAEMLRLRGNAFDAAAAAMLASCVTEPTLTSLGGGGFLLAHTAARQNILFDFFTQTPRQRRPVEAVEFYPVLVDFGTAVQEFHIGLGAIAVPGTVAGLFHMHRRLGRLPMSVVAEPALHYATAGVEMGDFQAYCFRILRPILLACPKMSQLCTQDGELLQAGDRFYNPDLAETIRLLVQEGTQAFYEGDIAHALVKDSQTRGGYLSLEDLRQYRVIERSPLMTRYRGTTLVTNPPPSSGGCLIAFALALLSQVEVAGYEFGSESHLTLLADAMRLTNLARADGYDSRINQPDVAERFLAEAHLHRYAQQLLQTAGVNKWGSTTHFSVIDSEGNAASVTASNGEGSGYTIPGTGIMLNNMLGEADLHPGGFHQWPPDARISSMMAPTMVLAEGMPELVLGSGGSNRIRTAILQVISNVIDFQMPIEQAVNSPRIHWEADVMNLEPGFEVPNIQTRFPWNGKIVPWEQQNMFFGGVHAVLANPDGRLTGAGDRRRSGFVARVE from the coding sequence ATGCCCGCCAAGACCCGTGGCGCGATCGCCGCCGGACATCCCAAAACCGCCGAAGCTGGAGCCGAGATGCTGCGGCTGAGGGGCAATGCGTTTGATGCGGCGGCGGCGGCGATGCTGGCCTCCTGTGTCACAGAGCCAACCCTCACGTCGCTGGGCGGCGGGGGGTTTTTGCTGGCACACACGGCGGCGCGGCAAAATATTCTGTTCGATTTTTTTACCCAGACTCCGCGCCAGCGGCGACCCGTTGAGGCGGTCGAGTTTTATCCAGTGCTGGTGGATTTTGGAACGGCGGTGCAGGAGTTTCATATTGGCCTGGGGGCGATCGCCGTTCCGGGCACCGTGGCAGGTCTGTTTCACATGCACCGTCGGCTGGGGCGACTGCCGATGTCGGTTGTGGCAGAACCCGCGCTGCACTATGCCACAGCGGGTGTGGAAATGGGTGACTTCCAGGCTTACTGCTTTCGCATCTTGCGGCCAATTCTGCTGGCCTGTCCAAAAATGAGCCAACTCTGCACGCAGGACGGAGAATTGCTGCAAGCGGGCGATCGCTTCTATAATCCCGACCTGGCAGAAACGATCCGGCTGCTGGTGCAGGAGGGGACGCAGGCGTTTTATGAAGGTGACATTGCCCATGCGCTAGTCAAAGATTCCCAAACGCGGGGCGGCTATTTGTCGCTGGAGGATTTGCGCCAGTATCGCGTCATCGAGCGATCGCCCCTGATGACCCGCTATCGGGGTACCACGCTTGTCACCAATCCACCCCCCAGTTCTGGCGGCTGCCTGATTGCGTTTGCGCTGGCGCTGCTGTCTCAAGTCGAGGTTGCAGGGTACGAATTTGGCTCAGAGTCGCACCTGACGCTGCTGGCAGACGCGATGCGGCTCACCAACTTGGCCCGTGCCGATGGATACGACTCCCGGATTAACCAGCCCGATGTGGCAGAGCGCTTTCTAGCAGAGGCTCACCTGCATCGCTATGCCCAGCAGCTTTTGCAGACGGCCGGGGTAAACAAATGGGGCAGCACAACCCACTTTAGCGTGATTGACAGCGAGGGCAATGCAGCCAGCGTTACTGCGTCTAACGGTGAGGGATCGGGCTATACGATTCCGGGAACAGGCATCATGCTGAATAATATGCTGGGCGAGGCGGATCTGCATCCTGGCGGGTTTCACCAGTGGCCGCCTGATGCGCGAATTTCCTCCATGATGGCTCCGACGATGGTGCTGGCAGAGGGGATGCCGGAACTGGTGCTGGGGTCTGGCGGCTCCAATCGCATTCGCACTGCCATTTTGCAGGTGATTTCCAACGTCATCGATTTTCAGATGCCGATCGAGCAAGCGGTGAACTCGCCCCGTATTCACTGGGAAGCAGACGTGATGAATCTGGAGCCAGGGTTTGAGGTTCCCAACATCCAAACCCGATTTCCCTGGAATGGCAAGATCGTACCGTGGGAACAGCAGAATATGTTTTTTGGTGGGGTTCATGCGGTGCTGGCGAACCCGGATGGCAGGCTGACGGGTGCGGGCGATCGCCGTCGCAGCGGCTTTGTCGCGCGGGTTGAATAG
- a CDS encoding COP23 domain-containing protein yields the protein MRQQFNLWQRLASTAGVAVVVGMGAMTMPKPAAAQTVPSGTRFSCQFENGEYQVMYSPASQPGQFYPWARPTTLGGGWTADRRCAEIARRLESYRPDGLTELKTGTLNGYNVVCATTQQVPDCRLVLTVPPGQDPIIVRDRVFENLTVADSGQRTEGVTTFQGRDGRLIEQIGDVLNLRLPRSRRSSPAPASGINLRPFLDPADGGTGDRLRSAVPARSNSGSYRLNPDLFR from the coding sequence ATGCGTCAACAATTTAACCTCTGGCAACGATTGGCAAGCACAGCAGGTGTCGCGGTAGTGGTCGGCATGGGGGCCATGACGATGCCCAAACCCGCCGCCGCGCAGACCGTGCCCAGTGGCACCCGCTTTAGCTGCCAGTTTGAAAATGGCGAGTATCAGGTGATGTATTCGCCCGCCAGCCAGCCGGGGCAGTTTTATCCTTGGGCACGGCCGACGACGCTGGGCGGCGGCTGGACGGCCGATCGCCGCTGTGCCGAGATTGCACGAAGGCTGGAATCTTATCGACCGGATGGGCTGACAGAACTGAAAACTGGGACGCTGAACGGCTATAACGTCGTCTGCGCCACGACCCAGCAAGTCCCCGACTGCCGCCTGGTGCTGACGGTGCCGCCCGGCCAAGACCCAATCATTGTGCGCGATCGTGTGTTTGAGAACCTGACTGTGGCCGACAGCGGTCAGCGCACCGAGGGCGTGACAACCTTCCAGGGGCGCGACGGTCGCCTGATTGAACAAATTGGCGATGTGCTGAATCTCCGCCTGCCCCGCAGCCGCAGGTCCTCTCCTGCACCCGCCAGCGGCATCAACCTGCGGCCGTTTCTCGACCCGGCAGACGGGGGCACGGGCGATCGCCTACGTTCTGCGGTTCCCGCCCGCTCAAACTCTGGTAGCTATCGGCTGAATCCAGATCTCTTTCGCTAG